In Pseudomonas sp. MYb327, one DNA window encodes the following:
- a CDS encoding AAA family ATPase, with protein sequence MTSLHADEAFLGHYQLSHDPFAPRVPGFKFFPAQRKPVLGQLHHLARYSQLLLVVTGPHGSGKTLLRQALVASTNKQSVQSVVVSARGAGDSAGILRQVAQALDVAQAEIGAILAQVVQLALTGQEVYLLVDDAEQLDESALEALMGLAAGAPEGRPHVFLFGESSLIAQLEALHLEEERFHVIELQPYTEEETREYLEQRLEGAGRGIELFTADQITDIHESSDGWPGTINQVARDAMIEAMIASRSAVKRPSMGFSMPKKHVLAISAVVVVAVAAAWLMPGRSKAPTTGAPANEQAQLPLGQGQPQAGGAPSVEFAGNTQPMPLPLVGNSQPVMRGPLAEAAGGITEGDDGVPVEGSSATPPTVTTIAPPAGVPAGPAPTTAGKPTPAPTQVATAKPAPAPAAKPAPAAAPVAKAAPAAKPAEKPAAVAKAAGGTWYAGQAPGNYVVQILGTSSETTAQNFVKEQGGEYRYFKKVLNGKPLYVITYGSFTNRDAAVTAIKALPAKVQAGKPWPRSVASVQQELATAR encoded by the coding sequence ATGACTAGTTTGCATGCCGACGAGGCTTTCCTCGGCCATTACCAGTTGAGTCATGACCCGTTTGCTCCACGGGTGCCTGGCTTCAAGTTTTTCCCGGCCCAGCGCAAACCCGTGCTGGGGCAGCTGCATCACCTGGCGCGCTATAGCCAATTGCTGTTGGTGGTCACCGGCCCCCATGGCAGCGGCAAGACCCTGTTGCGTCAGGCTTTGGTGGCCAGCACCAACAAACAGTCGGTGCAGAGCGTGGTGGTTTCCGCCCGTGGCGCCGGCGATTCGGCGGGTATCCTGCGTCAGGTCGCTCAGGCGCTGGATGTTGCCCAGGCTGAGATCGGCGCCATTCTGGCTCAGGTTGTGCAACTGGCGCTCACCGGCCAGGAAGTCTATTTGCTGGTGGATGACGCCGAGCAACTCGACGAGTCCGCGCTTGAAGCCTTGATGGGGTTGGCGGCTGGCGCGCCGGAAGGTCGCCCGCACGTGTTCCTGTTCGGCGAGTCGTCGCTGATTGCTCAGCTTGAGGCGCTGCACCTCGAGGAAGAGCGCTTCCACGTCATCGAATTGCAGCCGTACACCGAAGAAGAAACCCGCGAATATCTCGAGCAGCGCCTCGAAGGTGCCGGCCGGGGTATCGAACTTTTCACCGCGGATCAGATCACTGATATTCACGAGAGCTCCGACGGCTGGCCTGGCACCATCAACCAGGTCGCCCGCGATGCGATGATCGAAGCCATGATTGCCAGCCGCTCAGCGGTCAAGCGTCCAAGTATGGGGTTCAGTATGCCGAAGAAACACGTATTGGCGATTTCCGCCGTCGTCGTGGTCGCGGTAGCCGCCGCCTGGTTAATGCCAGGTCGCAGCAAAGCACCGACTACAGGTGCACCGGCCAATGAACAGGCGCAACTGCCGCTCGGTCAGGGTCAGCCACAAGCTGGCGGCGCGCCATCCGTCGAATTCGCCGGCAACACGCAGCCGATGCCGTTGCCGTTGGTCGGTAATTCGCAGCCGGTCATGCGTGGTCCGCTGGCTGAAGCCGCTGGTGGCATCACCGAGGGCGACGACGGCGTGCCGGTTGAAGGCTCCAGCGCCACGCCACCGACCGTGACCACAATCGCACCGCCTGCGGGTGTTCCGGCCGGTCCTGCGCCGACCACGGCAGGCAAGCCGACACCTGCGCCAACTCAAGTCGCTACCGCCAAGCCAGCACCTGCTCCGGCCGCCAAACCTGCGCCAGCAGCTGCTCCGGTGGCAAAAGCAGCGCCAGCGGCCAAGCCGGCCGAGAAGCCAGCCGCCGTGGCCAAGGCTGCTGGCGGTACCTGGTACGCCGGTCAGGCGCCGGGTAACTACGTGGTGCAAATCCTCGGCACCAGCTCCGAAACGACCGCGCAAAACTTCGTCAAGGAACAGGGCGGCGAGTATCGTTACTTCAAGAAAGTCCTCAACGGCAAACCGCTATACGTCATCACCTACGGCAGTTTCACTAACCGCGATGCAGCCGTAACCGCCATCAAGGCCTTGCCAGCGAAGGTTCAGGCTGGTAAACCTTGGCCACGCTCTGTCGCCAGCGTCCAACAGGAACTGGCAACAGCTCGCTGA
- the aroB gene encoding 3-dehydroquinate synthase: protein MQTLKVDLGERSYPIHIGEGLLDQPELLAPHIRGRQVAIISNETVAPLYLERLTRSLEQFSVISVVLPDGEAFKTWETLQLIFDGLLTARHDRRTTVIALGGGVIGDMAGFAAACYQRGVDFIQVPTTLLSQVDSSVGGKTGINHPLGKNMVGAFYQPNVVLIDTASLNTLPARELSAGLAEVIKYGLICDEPFLTWLEDNVDRLRNLDQQALTYAIERSCAAKAAVVGADEKETGVRATLNLGHTFGHAIETHMGYGVWLHGEAVATGTVMALEMSARLGWISEQERDRGIRLFQRAGLPVIPPEEMTEADFLEHMAIDKKVIDGRLRLVLLRHMGEAVVTDDYPKEVLQATLGADYRALAQLKG, encoded by the coding sequence ATGCAGACACTCAAGGTCGATCTAGGCGAGCGCAGCTACCCGATTCATATTGGCGAAGGTTTGTTGGATCAGCCTGAGCTGCTGGCCCCGCATATTCGCGGACGGCAAGTGGCGATTATTTCCAACGAGACCGTTGCGCCGCTCTATCTCGAACGTCTGACCCGCAGCCTCGAGCAATTCTCGGTGATTTCCGTGGTGCTGCCTGACGGCGAAGCCTTCAAGACCTGGGAAACCCTGCAACTGATTTTCGACGGTCTGCTGACCGCGCGGCACGACCGCCGCACGACCGTGATTGCCCTCGGCGGCGGTGTGATTGGCGACATGGCCGGTTTTGCTGCTGCCTGCTACCAGCGCGGGGTCGATTTCATCCAGGTGCCGACCACATTGTTGTCGCAAGTCGACTCGTCCGTGGGCGGCAAGACCGGGATCAACCACCCGCTGGGCAAGAACATGGTCGGCGCCTTCTATCAGCCGAACGTCGTGCTGATCGACACTGCCTCCCTCAATACCCTGCCGGCCCGCGAGCTGTCCGCCGGACTGGCTGAAGTCATCAAGTACGGGCTGATCTGCGACGAGCCGTTCCTGACCTGGCTCGAAGACAACGTCGATCGCCTGCGCAATCTGGATCAGCAAGCGCTGACGTACGCCATTGAGCGCTCCTGCGCGGCCAAGGCTGCCGTGGTCGGTGCCGACGAAAAAGAAACCGGTGTACGCGCCACGCTCAACCTGGGGCATACCTTCGGTCACGCCATCGAAACCCACATGGGGTATGGTGTCTGGCTACATGGTGAGGCGGTGGCTACTGGCACCGTAATGGCGCTGGAAATGTCCGCACGGCTGGGCTGGATCAGCGAACAGGAGCGTGACCGCGGTATTCGCCTGTTCCAGCGCGCCGGCCTGCCGGTTATCCCCCCTGAAGAGATGACCGAAGCCGATTTCCTTGAACACATGGCAATAGATAAAAAAGTGATCGACGGTCGTTTGCGCCTGGTGCTGCTGCGCCACATGGGCGAAGCAGTGGTGACCGACGATTATCCGAAAGAGGTTTTACAGGCCACGCTGGGAGCGGATTACCGCGCTCTGGCTCAGCTTAAGGGTTAA
- the aroK gene encoding shikimate kinase AroK, with protein sequence MRNLILVGPMGAGKSTIGRLLAKELRLPFKDSDKEIELRTGANIPWIFDKEGEPGFRDREQAMIAELCDYDGVVLATGGGAVMREANRRALHAGGRVVYLHASVEQQVGRTSRDRNRPLLRTADPAKTLRDLLTIRDPLYREIADLVVETDERPPRMVVLDILERLQQLPPR encoded by the coding sequence GTGCGAAATTTGATTCTTGTAGGACCGATGGGGGCTGGAAAAAGCACCATCGGCCGGTTGCTGGCCAAAGAGCTGCGCTTGCCATTCAAAGATTCCGATAAGGAAATTGAATTACGCACGGGCGCCAATATCCCATGGATCTTCGATAAAGAAGGCGAACCGGGCTTTCGTGATCGCGAGCAGGCAATGATTGCCGAACTGTGCGATTACGACGGCGTGGTGCTGGCGACCGGTGGCGGAGCAGTCATGCGCGAAGCCAATCGACGGGCACTGCATGCTGGCGGTCGCGTGGTTTATCTGCATGCTTCTGTCGAGCAGCAGGTCGGTCGTACGTCCCGTGACCGCAATCGACCCTTATTGCGCACCGCCGATCCGGCCAAGACCCTTCGGGATCTGCTGACCATCCGCGATCCGCTGTATCGGGAAATCGCCGATCTGGTGGTCGAAACCGATGAGCGGCCGCCGCGAATGGTCGTGCTCGATATTCTCGAACGCTTGCAGCAACTGCCTCCCCGTTAA
- the pilQ gene encoding type IV pilus secretin PilQ, which produces MNRTFLTLGVSLWIALLSPMVQAANLKTLDVSALPGDRVELKLAFDEPPPPPNGYTTESPARIALDLPGVVSQLANKSRDLGSGNARSATVVEAKDRTRLIINLTQLTPYDTRVEGNNLFVVVGQAAESPVSSPAAVPAPARARAPSTKAIRGVDFQRGTQGEGNVVIDLSDPSIAPDIQERDGKIIVAFARTQLPEPLRVRLDVKDFATPVQFVNASATGDRATISIEPSGTFDYSTYQTDNKLTVSVRPMTVDDLHKRNADRYAYSGEKLSLNFQDIDVRSVLQLIADFTNLNLVASDTVQGGITLRLQNVPWDQALDLVLKTKGLDKRKVGNVLLVAPADEIAARERQELESQKQIADLAPLRRELLQVNYAKAADIAKLFQSVTSAEAKVDERGSITVDERTNNIIAYQTQDRLDELRRIVAQLDIPVRQVMIEARIVEANVDYDKSLGVRWGGSVQNKGNWNTSGVSNGANASSTIGTPGSTSTNSPFVDLGAVNNTSGIGIAFITDNVLLDLELTAMEKTGNGEIVSQPKVVTSDKETAKILKGTEIPYQEASSSGATSVSFKEASLSLEVTPQITPDNRIIMEVKVTKDEPDYLNKVQDVPPIKKNEVNAKVLVNDGETIVIGGVFSNTQSKVVDKVPFLGDVPYLGRLFRRDVVSEKKSELLVFLTPRIMNNQAIAVSR; this is translated from the coding sequence ATGAACAGGACTTTCTTAACCCTCGGAGTGTCGCTATGGATAGCGCTGCTGTCGCCGATGGTACAAGCGGCCAACCTCAAGACGCTGGATGTCTCGGCGTTACCGGGAGACCGCGTCGAGTTGAAGTTGGCGTTCGATGAGCCACCGCCACCCCCCAACGGTTACACCACGGAATCGCCGGCACGCATCGCGCTGGACTTGCCCGGTGTCGTCAGTCAACTGGCGAACAAGAGTCGCGACCTCGGGAGCGGTAATGCCCGCAGCGCGACGGTGGTTGAGGCCAAGGACCGCACCCGGTTGATCATCAACCTGACTCAATTGACCCCGTATGACACGCGGGTCGAAGGCAATAACCTGTTCGTGGTGGTCGGGCAGGCAGCCGAAAGCCCGGTATCCAGTCCGGCTGCAGTGCCAGCCCCGGCGCGTGCGCGTGCACCCTCGACCAAGGCCATTCGCGGCGTGGATTTCCAGCGCGGCACCCAGGGTGAAGGCAATGTGGTGATCGATCTGTCGGATCCGTCAATCGCACCGGACATTCAAGAGCGCGACGGCAAGATCATTGTCGCCTTTGCCAGGACCCAGTTGCCGGAGCCGCTTCGCGTGCGCCTGGACGTCAAGGATTTCGCCACGCCAGTGCAATTCGTCAATGCCAGCGCCACGGGCGACCGGGCCACGATCAGTATCGAACCAAGTGGCACCTTCGATTATTCGACCTACCAGACCGATAACAAACTGACCGTCAGCGTCCGTCCGATGACCGTCGACGACCTGCACAAGCGCAATGCCGATCGCTACGCCTATAGCGGCGAAAAGCTCTCGTTGAACTTCCAAGACATCGATGTGCGCTCAGTGCTGCAATTGATCGCCGATTTCACCAACCTCAATCTGGTGGCCAGCGACACGGTGCAGGGCGGCATCACCCTGCGCTTGCAGAATGTTCCGTGGGACCAAGCGCTGGACCTGGTGCTGAAAACCAAGGGGCTGGACAAGCGTAAAGTCGGTAACGTCTTGCTGGTGGCGCCCGCCGATGAAATTGCCGCCCGCGAACGGCAGGAGCTGGAATCGCAGAAGCAGATCGCCGATCTGGCGCCACTACGACGGGAGTTGTTGCAGGTCAACTACGCCAAGGCCGCTGACATCGCCAAGCTGTTCCAGTCAGTGACCAGCGCAGAGGCTAAAGTCGACGAACGGGGCTCGATCACCGTCGATGAGCGCACCAACAATATCATTGCCTACCAGACTCAAGACCGGCTGGACGAGTTGCGGCGAATCGTTGCACAACTGGATATTCCGGTGCGTCAGGTGATGATCGAGGCGCGCATCGTCGAAGCGAACGTCGACTATGACAAAAGCCTCGGTGTGCGCTGGGGTGGTTCCGTGCAGAACAAGGGCAACTGGAACACTTCCGGTGTCAGCAATGGCGCCAACGCGTCCTCAACCATTGGCACACCGGGAAGCACCAGTACCAACTCGCCGTTCGTCGACTTGGGGGCTGTGAACAACACCTCCGGAATCGGCATCGCGTTCATCACCGATAACGTCCTGTTGGACCTGGAACTGACGGCGATGGAGAAAACCGGCAACGGCGAAATCGTCTCCCAGCCCAAGGTCGTCACGTCCGACAAGGAAACCGCGAAAATCCTCAAGGGCACCGAGATTCCGTATCAGGAAGCCAGCTCCAGCGGCGCTACGTCGGTGTCATTCAAGGAGGCCTCGCTGTCGCTGGAAGTGACGCCGCAGATCACCCCGGACAACCGGATCATCATGGAGGTGAAGGTCACCAAGGACGAGCCGGATTACCTGAACAAGGTCCAGGATGTGCCGCCGATCAAGAAAAACGAAGTCAATGCCAAGGTCCTGGTCAACGATGGCGAGACCATCGTCATTGGCGGCGTTTTCTCAAATACTCAAAGCAAGGTTGTAGATAAGGTGCCATTTCTTGGCGATGTGCCGTATCTTGGCCGCCTTTTCCGGCGTGACGTGGTTTCGGAGAAAAAATCCGAGCTGTTGGTGTTTCTCACTCCGCGTATCATGAATAACCAGGCGATTGCTGTGAGTCGTTGA
- a CDS encoding pilus assembly protein PilP codes for MSPLRCFSMVVVLAALGGCGGGNDFSDLDAYMNEMRLRAPGKIEPAPTFRSYPTFTYNAANLRSPFSPQVRIDLAGQKHGSRNVKPDPNRVKQYLEGFNIEQFEMVGTMSNAAGSFALLRGAGGVHRLKVGDYLGRNDGRIVAISGSQVDVVEIVPDGQGAWLERPRSIPLKEHS; via the coding sequence ATGAGCCCGTTACGTTGTTTTTCGATGGTCGTGGTGTTGGCCGCGCTCGGCGGTTGTGGCGGCGGTAATGACTTCAGTGACCTGGACGCCTATATGAACGAAATGCGCCTGCGGGCGCCGGGCAAAATTGAACCAGCGCCGACATTCCGGTCTTACCCGACATTCACCTACAACGCCGCCAACCTTCGCAGCCCTTTTTCCCCGCAGGTCAGGATTGATCTGGCAGGGCAGAAACACGGCTCGCGCAACGTCAAGCCCGACCCCAATCGGGTCAAGCAATACCTCGAGGGTTTCAACATCGAGCAGTTTGAAATGGTTGGCACGATGTCCAATGCAGCAGGCTCTTTTGCGCTGTTACGGGGGGCTGGCGGGGTGCATCGGCTGAAAGTCGGTGATTACCTGGGGCGTAACGACGGGCGAATCGTCGCTATCAGCGGCTCACAAGTCGATGTGGTCGAAATCGTCCCCGATGGGCAGGGCGCCTGGCTGGAACGGCCGCGGAGCATTCCTTTGAAAGAGCACTCATAG
- the pilO gene encoding type 4a pilus biogenesis protein PilO, whose amino-acid sequence MSPPEWFENLRKIDINELDTNNIGSWPPAIKVLVGVLVMILVLSLGYSFSTRELEGLLQLKREEESILKEQFATKSHMAANLELYTQQMKEMENSFGVLLRQLPSDTEVPGLLEDITRTGLGSGLEFEEIKLLPEVTQPFYIELPIQITVTGAYHDLATFVSGVAGLPRIVTLHDFDLAPADPESGAKLRMSILAKTYRYNDKGLHQ is encoded by the coding sequence ATGAGCCCGCCCGAATGGTTTGAAAACTTGCGCAAGATCGACATCAACGAACTGGACACCAACAACATCGGTTCGTGGCCGCCTGCGATCAAGGTTTTGGTGGGTGTGCTGGTCATGATTCTGGTTCTTTCGCTGGGCTACAGCTTTTCCACACGCGAGCTTGAAGGCCTGCTTCAACTCAAGCGAGAGGAAGAGTCGATCCTCAAGGAGCAATTCGCGACCAAGTCTCACATGGCGGCGAATCTGGAGCTCTACACCCAGCAGATGAAGGAAATGGAGAACTCCTTTGGCGTGCTGCTGCGGCAACTGCCCAGTGACACCGAAGTGCCGGGATTGCTCGAAGACATCACCCGCACGGGTCTGGGCAGCGGCCTGGAATTTGAAGAGATCAAGCTGCTGCCCGAGGTCACTCAGCCGTTTTACATCGAACTGCCGATCCAGATCACCGTCACCGGCGCTTATCACGACCTCGCTACCTTCGTCAGCGGCGTGGCGGGCCTTCCGCGCATCGTGACCTTGCATGATTTCGACCTGGCGCCAGCCGACCCCGAAAGCGGCGCGAAGCTGCGCATGAGCATTCTCGCCAAGACCTACCGCTACAACGACAAGGGGCTGCATCAATGA
- a CDS encoding PilN domain-containing protein has product MARINLLPWREERREERRKRFLLILAGVLVGSTGAVLIANQAINAAIDRQVARNDYIGKQIVVVDERIKQISDLKARRQQLVERMRIIQDLQGNRPISGRIFDQLARTLPDGVYFTEVKMDGKTLSITGASESNNRVSDLMRNLDASDWFDAPSLTEVKATTAGQVDQANVFQLTVRQTQPVAVEGGK; this is encoded by the coding sequence ATGGCGCGGATCAATCTTTTACCCTGGCGTGAAGAGCGGCGTGAAGAGCGCCGCAAGCGTTTCTTGTTGATTCTGGCCGGCGTGCTGGTGGGGTCGACAGGCGCGGTGCTGATCGCGAATCAGGCAATCAATGCTGCCATTGATCGACAGGTTGCGCGCAATGACTACATCGGCAAGCAAATCGTCGTCGTCGACGAGCGGATCAAGCAGATCAGTGACCTCAAGGCCCGACGCCAGCAACTGGTGGAGCGCATGCGCATCATCCAGGACCTGCAAGGCAACCGACCAATCAGCGGACGTATTTTTGATCAGTTGGCGCGGACGCTGCCGGACGGGGTGTATTTCACCGAGGTCAAAATGGACGGCAAGACCTTATCCATTACCGGTGCGTCGGAATCCAACAATCGCGTTTCCGATCTGATGCGCAATCTTGATGCGTCGGACTGGTTCGATGCGCCAAGCCTGACGGAAGTCAAAGCCACCACTGCCGGTCAGGTGGACCAGGCCAACGTCTTTCAGTTGACCGTTCGTCAGACCCAGCCGGTTGCCGTGGAGGGCGGGAAATGA